A section of the Paenibacillus yonginensis genome encodes:
- the abc-f gene encoding ribosomal protection-like ABC-F family protein → MSLISVSELTFAYEGSYDNIFERVSFQLDTNWKLGFTGRNGRGKTTFLNLLLGKLEYNGTITSPVSFDYFPFAVEHPEYLTYEVVNEIYPDYEHWRLQRELSLLQLSEDVLYRPYETLSNGEQTKIQLATLFLKENHFLLIDEPTNHLDLHARQLVSEYLSRKSGFILVSHDRAFLDHCVDHILSINKTNIEIQKGNFSDWWLNKQRQDQYELNENEKLHKDIKRLTEASRRTGQWSHEVEKTKNGTRNSGSKVDKGYVGHKAAKMMKRSKAIEQRQQAAAEEKSKLLQNIETSESLKLSQLVYPKSRLAELDHVSINYGDQTVCQNISFLIEQGDRIAITGPNGSGKSSLLKLILGEAIPFSGTFRKGSGLKISYVSQDTSNLRGSLSDYAREQDIDECLFKAILRKLDFSRLQFEKDMAWFSGGQKKKVLIARSLCEQTHLHIWDEPLNFIDVISRMQIEEVLLEYRPTMVFVEHDREFTRKIATQTVELRG, encoded by the coding sequence ATGTCATTAATCAGCGTATCCGAGCTCACCTTTGCTTATGAAGGCAGCTATGACAACATTTTCGAGCGGGTCAGCTTTCAGCTCGATACCAACTGGAAATTGGGGTTCACGGGCAGAAACGGACGCGGCAAAACGACGTTCCTGAATCTGCTTCTAGGTAAACTGGAGTACAACGGGACGATTACATCGCCCGTGAGCTTTGATTATTTCCCATTTGCGGTGGAACACCCCGAATACTTGACCTACGAGGTAGTCAACGAGATTTACCCGGATTATGAGCATTGGCGGCTGCAGAGGGAGCTGTCCCTGCTTCAACTATCGGAAGATGTGTTATACCGCCCCTATGAGACCTTATCGAACGGAGAGCAGACCAAGATACAGCTTGCGACCTTGTTTCTGAAGGAAAATCATTTTCTGCTGATTGACGAACCGACCAACCACCTGGATCTCCACGCCAGACAGCTGGTCAGCGAATATTTGAGCCGGAAGAGCGGCTTTATTCTGGTCTCCCATGACCGGGCGTTTCTGGATCACTGCGTAGACCATATTTTGTCCATCAACAAAACGAATATCGAGATTCAGAAAGGCAACTTCTCCGACTGGTGGCTGAACAAACAGCGCCAGGATCAATATGAGCTGAATGAGAACGAGAAGCTGCACAAAGACATTAAACGGCTGACCGAAGCTTCCCGGAGAACCGGGCAGTGGTCCCATGAGGTGGAGAAAACAAAAAATGGAACACGAAACTCGGGTTCCAAGGTGGATAAAGGTTATGTTGGGCATAAAGCAGCCAAAATGATGAAACGCTCCAAAGCGATTGAGCAGCGGCAGCAAGCAGCTGCCGAAGAGAAATCCAAGCTGCTGCAAAACATCGAAACCTCGGAAAGCTTGAAGCTGTCGCAGCTTGTTTATCCCAAATCACGATTAGCTGAGTTGGATCATGTATCCATCAACTATGGAGATCAGACCGTTTGCCAAAATATCAGCTTCCTGATCGAACAAGGCGACCGGATCGCGATTACCGGACCCAACGGCTCAGGCAAATCAAGTCTGCTCAAGCTGATTCTAGGCGAAGCCATTCCTTTCTCCGGAACCTTTCGCAAGGGCAGCGGACTAAAAATCTCCTATGTTTCGCAGGACACCTCAAATTTAAGAGGCAGCTTGTCCGACTATGCCCGCGAGCAGGATATTGACGAATGTCTGTTTAAAGCTATTTTGAGAAAGCTGGACTTCTCCCGCCTGCAGTTCGAGAAGGATATGGCCTGGTTCAGCGGCGGACAGAAAAAGAAAGTGCTGATCGCTAGAAGCCTCTGCGAACAGACTCATCTGCACATCTGGGATGAACCGCTCAACTTTATTGATGTCATCTCCCGCATGCAGATCGAAGAGGTGCTGCTCGAATACAGACCGACCATGGTTTTTGTAGAGCATGACCGTGAATTCACCCGAAAGATCGCAACCCAGACGGTGGAGTTAAGGGGCTGA
- a CDS encoding helix-turn-helix domain-containing protein gives MSRQRSIEVILASEYVSIGELVRITGTRYSTLKFYTEEGMLPFEQAEENLTRRFHREATVKRIQRIKQMKAEGLSIPQMKELLAKER, from the coding sequence ATGTCCAGACAACGGTCCATCGAAGTGATATTGGCCTCCGAATACGTATCCATTGGGGAATTGGTGCGGATTACGGGGACCCGTTACAGCACATTGAAATTTTACACAGAAGAAGGCATGCTGCCTTTTGAACAGGCGGAGGAAAATTTGACGCGCAGATTTCATAGAGAGGCTACGGTTAAGCGGATTCAAAGGATCAAACAAATGAAAGCCGAGGGTTTGTCGATCCCGCAAATGAAAGAGCTGCTGGCCAAAGAGAGGTAA
- a CDS encoding 5'-nucleotidase C-terminal domain-containing protein, translating into MNFGKKPLGKAVAAAVIALGLLPGFTVGAASADGDAGSANGFEFRILHTNDTHAHLDNIARRVTAINEARTDNTLLLDAGDVFSGTLYFNQYNGLADLYFMNKLGYDAMTFGNHEFDKGPATLAEFVEQAKFPFVSANVDFSTEPALNGSFHQTLGQPGEDGQIYPAIIKEINGQQIGIIGLTTPESAVLASPGPNIKFQDEVESAQKQVDALEQAGINKIIALTHLGYTVDQQLAEAVKGIDIIVGGHSHTQLNDAEVHHADTEPTLIVQTGEYDNNLGQLDVTFDENGVLTAWKDKLIALDAKDAAGNYVIKSDAESETKLAEFAKPLDELKKTIIGKAETDLNGERGSVRKEETNLGDLMADGMRAKVMSIVHEPDVKGYVTIQNGGGIRASIGAGDITLGDLLTMMPFGNNLSAVKMTGKEITAALENGVSGVENGEGRFPQVSGMRFFYDSTKQPEVLDDVTGELKQAGSRMVKVQIQNSDGTYTDIDPDAYYIVATNSYMADGGDFYRSMKAAKNDGRYYELNLVDYEVFREYLETIGTVKQSTEGRITDLKGAALPAEAGGVTGSEGSGANAPVFTDLADDSAKAAIEAAAAAGLVQGYGDGTFRPDQQVTRAELAVMVSRAFQVKASEVKPAYSDAASIPAWAEPAVAALKAAGLLDAFKGNTFAANQKVTAAEAANIIAAASGADASAAPAKAAVTRRDVVLMLANAVK; encoded by the coding sequence ATGAATTTTGGAAAGAAACCTTTAGGCAAAGCAGTTGCCGCGGCGGTCATAGCTCTCGGTTTGCTGCCAGGCTTCACTGTAGGAGCCGCTTCGGCGGATGGAGACGCAGGTTCAGCGAATGGCTTTGAATTCCGGATCCTGCATACCAACGATACGCACGCCCATCTCGATAATATCGCCCGCAGGGTGACCGCTATTAACGAGGCCAGAACCGACAATACGCTTCTGCTCGATGCGGGGGATGTATTCTCCGGGACCTTGTATTTCAACCAATATAACGGCCTGGCCGACCTGTATTTCATGAACAAGCTTGGGTACGACGCCATGACATTTGGCAACCACGAATTCGACAAAGGTCCTGCCACCCTGGCCGAATTTGTGGAGCAGGCGAAATTCCCGTTCGTCAGCGCCAACGTGGACTTCTCCACTGAACCGGCTTTAAACGGCAGCTTTCATCAAACCCTGGGGCAACCAGGTGAAGACGGACAAATTTATCCGGCTATTATTAAAGAGATTAATGGTCAACAAATCGGCATTATCGGTCTAACAACTCCTGAATCTGCCGTGCTTGCTTCTCCTGGACCTAACATCAAATTCCAGGATGAAGTGGAAAGCGCCCAAAAGCAGGTAGATGCGCTGGAGCAAGCGGGAATTAACAAAATCATCGCTTTGACCCACTTGGGGTATACGGTTGACCAGCAGCTGGCTGAAGCCGTCAAAGGCATTGACATCATCGTGGGCGGCCACTCTCATACCCAGTTAAACGATGCGGAAGTGCATCATGCGGACACCGAACCGACGCTGATTGTGCAAACCGGCGAATATGACAACAATTTGGGCCAGCTTGATGTGACGTTTGATGAGAACGGCGTCCTGACGGCTTGGAAAGATAAACTGATTGCACTGGATGCGAAAGATGCAGCAGGGAATTATGTGATTAAGAGTGATGCCGAATCCGAAACAAAACTTGCGGAATTTGCCAAACCGCTGGATGAACTGAAGAAGACTATCATTGGAAAGGCGGAAACCGATCTTAACGGCGAACGCGGCAGCGTACGCAAAGAAGAAACCAATCTGGGCGACTTGATGGCTGATGGCATGCGTGCTAAAGTCATGAGTATCGTCCATGAACCGGATGTTAAAGGATATGTCACGATTCAAAACGGCGGTGGAATCCGCGCCTCCATCGGAGCGGGCGATATTACGCTGGGCGATCTGCTGACCATGATGCCGTTCGGCAATAACCTCAGTGCCGTGAAGATGACCGGCAAAGAAATTACGGCAGCTTTAGAGAATGGGGTAAGCGGCGTTGAAAACGGTGAGGGACGTTTCCCACAGGTTTCCGGAATGCGTTTCTTCTATGATTCGACCAAGCAGCCAGAAGTGCTGGACGATGTTACGGGCGAGCTCAAACAAGCCGGCAGCCGCATGGTGAAGGTTCAAATTCAAAACAGCGACGGCACTTATACGGATATTGATCCCGACGCTTATTATATTGTAGCGACCAACTCTTATATGGCGGATGGCGGGGACTTCTACCGCTCCATGAAGGCGGCAAAAAACGACGGACGTTATTACGAACTGAATCTGGTGGATTATGAAGTGTTCCGCGAGTATTTGGAGACGATAGGAACGGTAAAACAATCCACGGAAGGCCGTATTACGGATTTGAAAGGCGCAGCCCTTCCGGCAGAAGCAGGCGGCGTGACCGGTTCGGAGGGCAGCGGCGCTAACGCTCCTGTCTTCACCGACCTGGCTGACGACAGCGCCAAAGCAGCTATTGAGGCTGCAGCTGCAGCCGGATTGGTGCAAGGATATGGCGACGGAACCTTCCGTCCGGACCAGCAGGTGACCCGGGCCGAATTGGCGGTTATGGTCAGCCGGGCGTTCCAGGTGAAGGCTTCGGAGGTCAAACCGGCCTATTCCGATGCAGCCAGCATTCCGGCATGGGCTGAGCCAGCGGTTGCTGCCTTGAAAGCAGCCGGTCTGCTGGACGCATTCAAGGGCAATACGTTTGCAGCTAACCAGAAAGTAACGGCAGCAGAAGCAGCGAACATTATTGCTGCAGCTTCCGGCGCGGATGCTTCCGCTGCACCAGCTAAAGCTGCAGTAACACGCAGAGATGTAGTGCTTATGCTGGCAAATGCCGTAAAATAA